The following are from one region of the Gammaproteobacteria bacterium genome:
- a CDS encoding DUF2065 domain-containing protein gives MWQDFLAAVALVLVLEGVMPFLNPQGMRRTMLLITQMDDRSLRIAGLVSMVLGVIVLSLVR, from the coding sequence ATGTGGCAAGATTTCCTGGCAGCGGTCGCGTTGGTGCTGGTACTTGAAGGTGTCATGCCGTTTCTCAATCCCCAGGGTATGCGCCGGACCATGCTGCTTATCACGCAGATGGATGACCGCTCGTTGCGTATCGCGGGCTTAGTCAGTATGGTGCTGGGTGTTATCGTGCTGAGTCTGGTTCGCTAG
- the hflC gene encoding protease modulator HflC, with protein MDQKKIFGLIGLIGAVLIIGSMSVFTVGEQQRAVLFRLGEVVDSDFAPGLHFKFPFINNVRKFDARILTLEAAPERYLTAEKKNVIVDSFVKWKISDVARYYTTMGGDEERANVRLAQLIKNGLRDEFGKRTIQEVISGEREQIMAILTANSNKQAKEFGISVVDVRIKRIDLPEEVSSSVFQRMVAERSRVAKDLRSRGAEAAERIRADADRQRAVIVAEAYREAERTRGEGDAQASDIYAQAFKKNPEFYAFYRSINAYKATFKDQNDMVVLDPGSEFFKYFKSSNPK; from the coding sequence ATGGACCAGAAAAAAATATTTGGCTTGATTGGCCTGATCGGCGCCGTGCTGATAATAGGCTCGATGTCGGTGTTTACTGTGGGTGAACAGCAGCGCGCCGTACTGTTTCGTCTTGGTGAGGTGGTGGATTCCGACTTTGCACCGGGGCTGCATTTTAAATTCCCTTTTATCAATAATGTCCGCAAGTTTGATGCGCGCATTCTTACCCTGGAAGCGGCGCCTGAGCGCTATCTGACGGCGGAAAAGAAGAATGTGATCGTTGATTCTTTCGTCAAATGGAAGATCAGCGATGTGGCTCGCTATTACACCACCATGGGTGGCGATGAAGAGCGTGCCAACGTGCGTCTGGCCCAGCTTATCAAAAATGGCCTGCGTGATGAATTCGGCAAGCGCACCATTCAGGAAGTGATATCGGGTGAGCGTGAGCAGATCATGGCGATTCTGACTGCCAATTCCAACAAGCAAGCCAAGGAGTTCGGCATAAGTGTTGTCGACGTGCGCATCAAGCGCATTGATTTGCCGGAAGAGGTCAGTAGCTCGGTGTTTCAGCGCATGGTGGCGGAACGTTCACGAGTAGCCAAGGACCTGCGTTCGCGAGGTGCTGAAGCGGCAGAGCGCATCCGCGCTGATGCAGATCGCCAGCGCGCCGTGATCGTTGCCGAGGCCTATCGCGAGGCGGAGCGCACACGTGGTGAAGGCGACGCCCAGGCGTCCGATATTTATGCCCAGGCATTCAAAAAGAACCCTGAGTTCTATGCTTTCTACCGCAGTATTAATGCCTACAAAGCGACGTTTAAAGACCAGAACGATATGGTTGTCCTTGATCCTGGTTCGGAGTTCTTCAAGTATTTCAAGAGCTCGAACCCCAAGTAA
- the hflK gene encoding FtsH protease activity modulator HflK has product MAWNEPGGSRDNDPWGNRGGNRGNKQSPPDLDEMIRKVQQKLGGLFGGKGGGRPEGPKGPGTAPAKIVGIIAGVAVVVWVATGIYIVDEGTRGVVTRFGQYVDTTLPGPHWHIPAPIETVQVVNVEQIRTVEIGYRSGGGGGGAQAGSVSNEALMLTKDENIINVKFAVQYKVKDARDYLFNTRDPDAALRQATESAVRDVVGKNNMDFVLKEGRSEIGARAIELIQKTLDRYGAGLLVSSLNMQDAQPPEEVQSAFLDAVKSREDEQRLINEAEAYANDVIPKARGGAARQIEEANGYKAQVVAQAKGEASRFEQVLTEYQKAPKVMRDRLYIEAMESVLSKSSKVMVDVKGGNNLLYLPLDRMTQRQAGGAASGSSAIEPAQIPDGSSVIPSDAGRARDNVRAREQR; this is encoded by the coding sequence ATGGCCTGGAATGAACCGGGTGGTTCCCGCGATAACGACCCTTGGGGTAACCGCGGTGGCAATCGTGGCAATAAACAGTCTCCACCTGATCTTGACGAGATGATTCGCAAGGTGCAGCAAAAACTTGGCGGCTTGTTTGGCGGCAAGGGTGGTGGTCGACCCGAAGGCCCCAAAGGGCCGGGGACTGCGCCCGCCAAGATTGTTGGCATAATTGCAGGTGTTGCGGTAGTCGTATGGGTAGCTACGGGTATTTATATCGTTGATGAAGGAACGCGGGGCGTTGTGACGCGCTTTGGTCAATATGTCGACACCACCTTGCCCGGTCCGCATTGGCATATCCCGGCCCCCATTGAGACGGTGCAAGTTGTCAATGTCGAGCAGATCCGTACTGTAGAAATCGGCTATCGCTCCGGTGGTGGAGGCGGGGGCGCCCAGGCCGGTTCGGTATCGAACGAGGCCCTGATGTTGACCAAAGATGAAAACATCATCAATGTCAAATTTGCCGTGCAATATAAGGTCAAGGATGCGCGCGATTATTTGTTTAATACCCGTGATCCCGATGCTGCCCTGCGCCAAGCGACGGAAAGCGCAGTACGTGATGTCGTGGGCAAAAACAACATGGATTTCGTACTCAAAGAGGGGCGTAGCGAGATTGGCGCCCGCGCTATCGAGCTGATTCAGAAAACGCTGGATCGCTATGGCGCCGGTTTGTTAGTCAGCAGCCTCAACATGCAGGATGCCCAGCCTCCGGAGGAGGTGCAGAGCGCCTTTCTGGATGCGGTTAAATCGCGTGAAGATGAGCAGCGGCTGATCAACGAGGCCGAGGCCTATGCCAATGACGTGATCCCCAAGGCGCGCGGCGGCGCGGCTCGCCAGATAGAAGAGGCGAATGGCTATAAAGCCCAGGTGGTGGCACAGGCAAAAGGTGAGGCCAGCCGTTTTGAGCAGGTGTTGACGGAGTATCAAAAGGCACCCAAAGTGATGCGTGACCGTCTCTATATCGAAGCCATGGAGTCTGTGCTGTCAAAGAGCAGCAAGGTGATGGTGGATGTGAAAGGCGGTAACAATCTTCTGTATCTACCGTTGGATCGCATGACCCAGCGGCAGGCCGGTGGCGCCGCTTCCGGCAGTTCGGCCATTGAGCCGGCGCAGATACCGGACGGCTCGTCGGTGATCCCTTCGGATGCCGGTCGCGCGCGTGACAATGTACGTGCACGGGAGCAACGTTAA
- the hflX gene encoding GTPase HflX: protein MPEHSRKAERAILVNVDFRAAGIREELDEFRELARSAGVEPVAVISGSRQTPDPKYFVGSGKAEEIRACVESMKADVVLINHAISPGQERNLERLLQCRVLDRVGLILDIFAQRAHSFEGKLQVELAQLRHLSTRLVRGWTHLERQKGGIGLRGPGETQLETDRRLVAERIKQLNKRLEKVGGQRDGRRKARRKAAIKTVSLVGYTNAGKSTLFNRLTGSTVYAADQLFATLDPTLRRVKLPGADPVILADTVGFIRHLPHNLVAAFRSTLEETSEAALLLHVIDAHNDKRHECIEQVNEVLKEIGADSIPCIEIYNKIDMLESCAPHVDYDAEGRVQRVWLSAATGAGLDMLRQVLSNYSWDDGQKQERAEAADTECPECA, encoded by the coding sequence TTGCCCGAACACTCACGGAAAGCGGAGCGCGCGATCCTCGTCAATGTGGATTTTCGCGCGGCAGGGATCCGCGAAGAGCTCGATGAGTTTCGTGAGCTTGCGCGTTCTGCGGGGGTCGAACCCGTTGCTGTTATTAGCGGCAGCCGTCAGACTCCCGACCCCAAGTATTTTGTGGGCAGCGGCAAGGCTGAGGAGATTCGCGCCTGCGTCGAAAGCATGAAGGCCGACGTGGTGCTCATCAATCACGCCATTTCGCCAGGCCAGGAGCGTAATCTGGAGCGCTTGCTACAATGCCGGGTGCTGGACCGCGTTGGCCTGATCCTGGATATTTTTGCGCAACGCGCCCATTCGTTCGAGGGAAAGTTACAGGTCGAGCTGGCGCAGTTGCGCCATTTGTCCACGCGACTGGTGCGCGGCTGGACGCACTTGGAGCGGCAGAAGGGCGGTATTGGCCTGCGCGGCCCAGGTGAGACACAGCTCGAGACCGACCGGCGGCTCGTTGCGGAAAGGATCAAGCAGCTCAACAAGCGCCTCGAAAAGGTGGGCGGGCAGCGCGACGGACGCAGAAAAGCCAGGCGCAAGGCGGCTATCAAGACGGTATCCCTGGTGGGTTATACCAACGCAGGCAAATCGACGCTGTTCAACCGCTTGACGGGTTCCACGGTTTATGCGGCGGATCAGTTGTTCGCTACGCTGGACCCTACCTTGCGGCGTGTCAAACTGCCCGGCGCTGATCCTGTCATTTTGGCCGACACGGTAGGATTTATCCGCCATCTGCCCCATAATCTGGTAGCGGCGTTCCGTTCCACGCTGGAAGAGACCAGTGAGGCGGCTCTGTTATTGCATGTTATCGATGCGCATAATGACAAGCGTCATGAATGCATCGAGCAGGTGAACGAGGTGCTCAAGGAAATCGGAGCTGACTCCATTCCGTGCATTGAGATCTACAACAAGATTGATATGCTTGAAAGTTGTGCCCCACATGTCGATTATGATGCCGAAGGCCGGGTGCAGCGGGTCTGGTTATCCGCCGCGACGGGCGCAGGGCTGGACATGTTGCGGCAGGTATTGTCGAACTATTCATGGGACGATGGTCAAAAGCAAGAGCGCGCGGAAGCCGCTGATACAGAATGTCCGGAATGCGCATAA
- the hfq gene encoding RNA chaperone Hfq: MTKGQGIQDPFLNALRKERVPVSIYLVNGIKLQGQIESFDQFAVLLKNTVSQMVYKHAISTVVPARNVKYAGAGEAVAESDEE, from the coding sequence ATGACTAAAGGGCAAGGTATACAAGACCCTTTCCTGAATGCACTACGCAAAGAGCGGGTGCCCGTTTCCATCTATCTGGTGAACGGAATCAAGTTGCAAGGGCAGATCGAATCGTTTGACCAGTTCGCTGTGTTGCTGAAAAACACAGTCAGCCAGATGGTCTATAAGCACGCCATTTCCACTGTTGTACCGGCGCGCAATGTCAAGTATGCGGGTGCTGGCGAGGCAGTAGCAGAGAGTGATGAAGAGTAA